One window of Fusobacterium polymorphum genomic DNA carries:
- a CDS encoding GNAT family N-acetyltransferase, giving the protein MITYEIAKNFDIEKIIEVFESSGIVRPTKEKERIKSMFENANLIYFAYDNGELIGLTRCVTDFSYCCYLSDLAVKKDYQKQGIGKMLIEKVRERIGEKVALILLSANSAMDYYPKINFEKADNAFIIKRKS; this is encoded by the coding sequence ATGATAACTTATGAAATTGCAAAAAATTTTGATATTGAAAAAATAATTGAAGTATTTGAAAGTTCAGGTATAGTAAGACCTACAAAAGAAAAAGAACGTATAAAATCTATGTTTGAAAATGCAAATCTTATCTATTTTGCCTATGATAATGGAGAGCTTATAGGACTTACAAGATGTGTTACAGACTTTAGCTACTGCTGTTATCTTTCAGATTTAGCAGTAAAAAAAGATTATCAAAAACAAGGTATTGGAAAAATGCTCATAGAAAAAGTGAGAGAGCGTATAGGAGAAAAGGTAGCATTAATACTACTTTCAGCAAATTCTGCTATGGATTATTATCCTAAAATAAATTTTGAAAAAGCAGATAATGCATTTATAATTAAAAGAAAATCATAA
- a CDS encoding alpha/beta hydrolase family protein yields MENLKLDSFLEYKFLSNLDFNPDGSNLAFSISEADLEKNSYKHFIYNLDTKSKEIKKLTHSGKEKNSLWLNNNTILFSADRDKDIEEKKKVGETWTIFYALDIKNGGEAYEYMRLPISVTEIKIIDENNFILTADFDNNSFNLNDLKDEEREKAIKQIEENKDYEVLDEIPFWSNGNGFRNKKRNRLYHFDKSNNKLIPISDEYTNVESFNIKENKVIFVGRTYKDKQGLTARLWTYDVKNNKLETIIPDNLYDISYANFIEDKIICALSDMKEYGINENHKIYLIDSNKNINLLYENDTWLACTVGSDCRLGGGKSFKVVGNKLYFLSTIADSVHLSSLDTNGKVEVLSSENGSIDFFDIANNEIYYVGMRNYTLQEIYKLENNSSIKLSSFNEEINKKYMISKPEVFDFITNGDTTKGFVIYPIDYDKNKTYPAILDIHGGPKTVYGDIYYHEMQVWANMDYFVIFTNPHGSDGYGNKFADIRGKYGTIDYEDLMNFTDYVLEKYPIDKSRVGVTGGSYGGYMTNWIIGHTDRFKCAASQRSISNWISKFGTTDIGYYFNADQNQATPWINHDKLWWHSPLKYADKAKTPTLFIHSEEDYRCWLAEGLQMFTALKYHGVEARLCMFRGENHELSRSGKPKHRIRRLTEITNWFEKYLKQ; encoded by the coding sequence ATGGAGAATTTAAAATTAGATAGTTTTTTGGAATATAAATTTTTATCAAATTTAGATTTCAATCCTGATGGTAGTAATTTAGCTTTTAGTATTAGTGAAGCAGATTTAGAAAAAAATTCTTACAAACATTTTATTTACAACTTAGATACAAAAAGTAAAGAAATCAAAAAATTAACTCATTCTGGAAAAGAAAAAAATTCTCTTTGGTTAAATAACAATACTATTTTATTTTCAGCTGATAGAGATAAAGATATAGAAGAAAAGAAAAAAGTTGGAGAAACTTGGACTATATTTTATGCACTTGATATAAAAAATGGTGGAGAAGCCTATGAATATATGAGGCTACCTATTAGTGTGACAGAAATTAAAATAATTGATGAAAATAATTTTATACTTACAGCTGATTTTGATAATAATTCATTTAATTTGAATGATTTAAAAGATGAAGAAAGAGAAAAAGCAATAAAACAAATTGAAGAAAATAAAGATTATGAAGTTTTAGATGAAATTCCATTTTGGAGTAATGGAAATGGTTTTAGAAATAAAAAAAGAAATAGACTTTATCACTTTGATAAATCAAATAATAAATTAATTCCTATTTCTGATGAGTATACAAATGTTGAATCTTTTAATATAAAGGAAAATAAAGTTATTTTTGTGGGTAGAACTTATAAAGATAAACAAGGTTTAACTGCTAGACTTTGGACTTATGATGTTAAAAATAATAAATTGGAAACAATTATTCCTGATAATCTTTATGATATTAGTTATGCAAATTTTATTGAAGATAAAATAATCTGTGCTTTAAGTGATATGAAAGAATATGGTATAAATGAAAATCATAAAATATATTTGATAGATAGTAACAAAAATATAAATCTTCTATATGAAAATGATACTTGGCTTGCTTGTACAGTTGGAAGTGATTGTAGATTAGGTGGAGGAAAATCATTTAAAGTAGTTGGAAACAAACTATATTTTCTATCTACAATAGCAGATAGTGTTCATCTAAGTTCACTTGATACAAATGGGAAAGTTGAAGTTTTATCTTCTGAAAATGGAAGTATAGATTTTTTTGATATAGCAAATAATGAAATCTATTATGTTGGAATGAGAAACTATACTTTACAAGAAATTTATAAATTAGAAAATAATTCTTCTATAAAATTAAGTTCTTTCAATGAAGAAATAAATAAAAAATATATGATATCAAAACCAGAAGTTTTTGATTTTATTACAAATGGAGATACAACAAAAGGTTTTGTAATTTATCCTATTGACTATGATAAAAATAAAACTTATCCAGCAATACTTGATATACATGGTGGACCTAAAACAGTTTATGGAGATATTTATTATCATGAAATGCAAGTTTGGGCAAATATGGATTACTTTGTAATATTTACTAATCCACATGGTAGTGATGGATATGGAAATAAATTTGCAGATATAAGAGGGAAATACGGAACTATTGACTATGAGGATTTAATGAACTTTACTGATTATGTTTTAGAAAAATATCCTATTGATAAATCAAGAGTTGGAGTAACAGGTGGTTCTTATGGTGGCTATATGACTAACTGGATAATAGGTCATACAGATAGATTTAAGTGTGCAGCCTCTCAAAGAAGCATATCTAACTGGATTTCAAAATTTGGTACAACAGATATAGGATACTACTTTAATGCAGACCAAAACCAAGCTACTCCTTGGATAAATCATGATAAATTATGGTGGCATTCTCCACTTAAATATGCTGATAAAGCAAAAACACCAACTTTATTTATTCATTCAGAAGAAGATTACAGATGTTGGTTAGCAGAAGGCTTACAAATGTTTACTGCTCTAAAATACCATGGTGTAGAAGCTAGACTTTGTATGTTTAGAGGAGAAAATCATGAATTGTCAAGAAGTGGAAAACCTAAACATAGAATTAGAAGGTTAACAGAAATTACAAATTGGTTTGAAAAATATTTAAAACAATAA
- a CDS encoding DUF2207 domain-containing protein has translation MKKNILRVFLFLIISIVSFSASFRISDLDVEAKLQKDGSMIVSEAVTYDIDEINGVYFDIDAKGYGGITSLQVFEDEGHYEDNVISYREVDPVNYEVTENDGVYRIKLYSRNNNNTRTFKFVYTLPEAIKVYDDVAQLNRKMVGQDWQQGISTVKVTIEIPVPKDYDNSNILVFGHGPLTGEVDKVENTVVYKLDDYYPGDFLEAHILMDPVIFSEFDPSKVIHKNMKQELLDMEARLADEANAERENALKREEAYKKLNEKANLVLGAEVSIWAILMYYIHGIFKRKNKSKNTDVKYLRDLPDDSSPALVGGVMTKSVNDNEILATIVDLIRRKVLTLETSDKNTIITLTGNTEKLSAQEKAIIDIYINDFGDGKSLDLKSFGFFSKVPMSTARKFEKWSSYIIAEMSRKGLVYEHIGCGMMFIFMLLSAVFAFGGIIQAALTENPLFIFGIPLGIVLFFSAGTAKYPSKKIADFNVKWQAFKNFLSDYSQLEEAKITSIHLWEQYFVYAIALGVSEKVVKAYKKALDMGIITETDGMSNLAYSPIFNSNFSRSFSNLNGMVSKTNSRANSTIASTRRSSSSGGGGGFSSGSSGGGGSHGGGGGF, from the coding sequence ATGAAAAAAAATATATTAAGAGTTTTTCTGTTTTTAATCATCTCTATTGTGAGTTTTTCAGCAAGTTTTAGAATCTCTGACTTAGATGTAGAAGCTAAACTTCAAAAAGATGGTTCAATGATAGTCAGTGAAGCTGTAACTTATGATATAGATGAGATAAATGGAGTATACTTTGATATTGATGCCAAAGGCTATGGTGGAATAACTTCTTTACAAGTTTTTGAAGATGAAGGACATTATGAAGATAATGTAATTTCTTATAGAGAAGTTGACCCTGTAAATTATGAAGTTACAGAAAATGATGGAGTATATAGGATAAAACTTTATTCAAGAAATAATAATAATACGAGAACATTTAAGTTTGTATATACATTACCTGAAGCTATAAAGGTATATGATGATGTGGCTCAATTAAATAGAAAAATGGTAGGACAAGATTGGCAACAAGGAATATCTACTGTAAAAGTAACCATTGAAATTCCAGTACCAAAAGATTATGATAACTCAAATATTTTAGTTTTTGGGCATGGACCTTTGACTGGGGAAGTTGATAAAGTAGAAAATACTGTTGTATATAAATTAGATGATTATTATCCAGGAGATTTTTTAGAAGCACATATTTTAATGGATCCTGTAATATTTTCAGAATTTGACCCATCAAAAGTAATACATAAAAATATGAAACAAGAACTTTTAGATATGGAAGCAAGATTAGCTGATGAAGCTAATGCAGAAAGAGAAAATGCTTTAAAAAGAGAGGAAGCTTATAAAAAGTTAAATGAGAAAGCCAATTTAGTTTTAGGTGCAGAAGTATCTATATGGGCAATTTTAATGTACTATATTCATGGAATATTTAAAAGAAAAAATAAATCTAAAAATACTGATGTAAAATATTTAAGAGATTTACCTGATGATTCTTCTCCTGCTCTTGTTGGTGGAGTAATGACAAAAAGTGTCAATGATAATGAAATACTTGCAACAATTGTTGATTTAATTAGAAGAAAAGTTTTAACACTTGAAACTTCTGATAAAAATACTATAATAACTTTAACAGGAAATACAGAGAAATTATCTGCTCAAGAAAAAGCTATAATAGATATTTATATAAATGATTTTGGAGATGGAAAATCACTAGACTTAAAAAGTTTTGGATTTTTTAGTAAAGTTCCAATGTCAACTGCTAGAAAATTTGAAAAATGGAGTAGCTATATTATTGCTGAAATGAGTAGAAAAGGATTAGTCTATGAACATATAGGTTGTGGAATGATGTTTATTTTTATGCTATTATCAGCTGTTTTTGCCTTTGGTGGAATAATTCAAGCAGCTTTAACAGAAAATCCTCTTTTTATATTTGGTATTCCATTAGGAATTGTACTTTTCTTTTCAGCTGGAACAGCTAAATATCCAAGTAAAAAAATAGCTGATTTTAATGTTAAATGGCAAGCATTTAAAAACTTTTTATCAGATTATTCTCAATTAGAAGAAGCAAAAATCACTTCAATTCATCTTTGGGAACAATATTTTGTCTATGCTATAGCTTTGGGAGTATCTGAAAAGGTTGTAAAAGCATATAAAAAAGCATTGGATATGGGAATTATAACAGAAACTGATGGAATGAGTAATCTAGCTTATTCGCCAATATTTAACAGTAATTTTAGTCGTTCATTTAGCAATTTAAATGGAATGGTTAGTAAAACTAATTCAAGAGCAAATTCAACAATAGCTTCAACTAGAAGATCTAGTTCCTCTGGTGGAGGTGGAGGCTTTAGCTCTGGCTCATCTGGTGGTGGAGGTTCTCATGGTGGAGGTGGAGGCTTCTAA
- a CDS encoding LemA family protein, whose product MIALGVIIGIIVILAFVAISYKNKFVVLDNRVKNSWSQIDVQMQNRFSLVPNLVETVKGYAKHEKETFEGIANAKTRYMSATTPEEKMEANNQLSGFLGRLFAISEAYPELKANTSFENLQAQLVEVENKIRFARQFYNDTVTEYNQTIQMFPGSLFAGFFNYHNAELFKANDMAREEVQVKF is encoded by the coding sequence ATGATAGCATTAGGAGTAATAATAGGAATAATTGTTATTTTAGCTTTTGTAGCTATTAGCTATAAAAATAAGTTTGTAGTGTTAGATAACAGAGTTAAAAATTCTTGGAGTCAAATTGATGTACAAATGCAAAATAGATTCAGCCTTGTACCAAATTTGGTTGAAACTGTAAAAGGTTATGCTAAACATGAAAAAGAAACTTTTGAAGGAATTGCAAATGCTAAAACTAGATATATGTCTGCAACTACACCAGAAGAAAAAATGGAAGCTAACAATCAATTAAGTGGTTTCTTAGGAAGACTTTTTGCAATATCAGAAGCATATCCAGAATTAAAAGCAAATACAAGTTTTGAAAACTTACAAGCTCAACTTGTAGAAGTTGAAAATAAAATTAGATTTGCTAGACAATTCTATAATGATACTGTAACAGAATACAATCAAACTATTCAAATGTTTCCTGGTAGTTTGTTTGCAGGATTTTTTAACTATCATAATGCAGAGCTATTTAAAGCAAATGATATGGCAAGAGAAGAAGTACAAGTTAAATTTTAA